The genomic window TTTGCTTAAAAAAACACAATAACAATTTCAAAATGATTATCCATTCAAACTCCAATAAAAAAAGAACCCCCTCCAACCTTTGTTGAAGAGGGGTCCCATCCCAAAAACAGTAAACTCTTTAGAACAAAACGAATTTAGCCTTACTGGATAACCAACATTCTCCTCGTAGCGGAATATCCTTCTGCATCCAATTGATAGAACAAGATGCCGGTAACTCCTAACTGTGAGTTGTTGACTCGAACACTATTGTAACCTTTCACAGTATTGACCTCTTTCACGAAGAGAACTTTTCCTGTCAAGTCATAAATTGAAAGTGTTGCTTTAGCTGCTTTAGGCACTTCAAAGCCTATTACAGTATTGTCAGAGAATGGGTTCGGATTATTTTGATATAGTACGATACCGTTATCAGATATGATTCCATTATCAGATCTGAAACTTAGACGGACATCTTTTTCAATTAAATTCTGGTCATAAGCCTCAGCCGTAGTTATTGCTGAGTTCATGTGAATGCTTTGAGATAATGTGCTTGTCGAAAGAGCCTTTAATACAATTGTAAATAATTTATCTGAAGATTTAACTTGGACAGATTCAAAAGCATTCCAGCTTACCGTGATGAATCCATTATCCATTTGTGTTAATCCTAGATTGTCTTTATTCAAATTACAAACTCCGGCGATCATATCGACAAATTCAACTTTGGTTGGATCGATTTGAATTGTGAACTGATATCCTGAAAGATTTTCAGTTTTCTCACAATTTACCGGAATCTCAATTAAGTCTCCTTTATTGTATTTTACATCATCTACGATCAAGTTTAGCTGCTCGCGTGTTCTACCAGAAGCTGTGTTGAACAAGTTAGCATTAACTGTTTCATTCAAGTCCCCGATTTTCACACCGTTGAAGTTAATCACCATACTCTTCTCGAATGGACTGATGATATAGTTTCTAGGATATGGTTCTTTCAACACTTCATCTCTGTATGCTGAAGTCATATCAGTTGTAAACTTGTATGATGCATCGATGAATGCCCATGATCCGTTATTCTTGAATTGAGTAGTAATACCAAGTATTAATTTTCTCAATTCAGAGATGTCAGATGAGGTAATGGTTTTATTGTTATTGACATCGGCAGCAATTATTTTATATGGATCTTCCAAATAACTAATTCCTAAGATGTGCTTTTGAATTTTAACAATATCTGCTGTAGAAACGCCATTCAAATAATCATTATCCTTAGCCGGAACTACTGTATAAGTAGATTTTCCATAAGGCATGTTGGTGAACGCATATTGACCATTTGCGCTAGTTTTAGTTCCAGCAACATTTGAACCTTCTAACTCAACTTCAACGCTGTTTACACCTGTTCTCGTACCGCCGGAAGTAGTAATCAATCCCGACACAGTTCCATTTCCTAAGTTATCTTCACAAGCTTTGTTATTATCTTGTACATCGATGAATGTTCTACAGAAAGATTGAATTCCTGTCACTACATCTGTCACCCATAAATCAACATTGTGTTGTGCAGCAGGACAAGTGAATGTCAATGATTTAACAGTTGTATCACTTGAGAAGCTCAAAGTAATTCTGTTTCCACATGAATGATAAGATCCTTGATCCACATCACTCGCCCATACTGTGATCATTGCTGTATCTACTGTACCATTTCCATCTAAGTCCATCGGCATCAGATCTATCGCGACCCCATTGATACAATAAGGAGTAGGTGCTTTGCAGTTCATCACCGTAAAGTTTCTCTCACGGGCTACTTTGTTTCCGCACTTGTCTTCGAACACATACTTGATGCGGTGATTACCCAATTTGTATCTTCCGGAAGCATCAATAGAACCGCCAACGCCTGAACGAATTATGTCGTATGTACCGTTTCGATCCAAATCTACCAGATACTCCCATATCAATTCATTAGTTGGTGTACAGTCATCCGTTGCAGTTGCTGTCAATACTACAGGTCCCGAAGTACAACTATCATAAGTACAGAATGTAGTATCTGTAAGCCTTGCAGTGATTACAGGATCTACTAAATTGTTTACTTTTATTACTTGAACGTGAGTTGCAGTTGCATATTCATAATTGTGCGTTACAGTGTTGTAATTAAATTGACACCAGTCAAGTGCTTTCCACGTACGCAATATTTTATAACATGCATCTCCACCATTTACTATTCTGAATAAATCATCTTTATAGCTATATCCCAACAAGTCACATTTATCTTCATCGTGAGCTGATGGTCTACCCATTCTGTCTGGTGTAAGTGATGCCGGATCGAAGCACATAGTCAAAGTAGTATCTTTCGGCCATACTATGCTATCCCATCTGAATGGGTGGTAGTTAAAGAATGTAATTGTTTGTTTGCAAGTATCTACGCCGTTGCGATCAGCGACAATCCAATATCGGATAATATCTCCTACATTACATTGTGTTCGTTTGTCTTCATAATACTTTCTGATGGTAAAATCACAATTGTCATAAGCCCAACCATCATGAAAATGCAATACAGAATCTTTTGTCCAATCATAACCTTTGTAACGAATTGTTCTTACGTTATTCAAATAGGCTGAGTCTGTTTGTATCTCTCCAAATACTGTAAGATCATTGAGATCAAAATGATAATCACATGCTACAGTAAGATTAGTTGGTGAAGTACAACGAGGTTTGATTTTATCCTGCACTTCAACTTGTACCATGCAGTCATTAGCATTACCGTGTTTGTCTTTCACGCGGAATACCACAGTGATTCTTTTCCCAACATCATCACAACAGAACTCAACATATGGTTTGAATACTTCAGGTAATATGTCAGCGTCGCAAGGACTTTCATCCATTCTCCTGACTAACATAGAATCTATATGACAATCATCATATGAACCGTCATCAAATGTTGTAGCATAAACATGTGTGATAGGATCGATAGAAAGTGAAACAACAGTTTCACGATCACAAATTGCAACAGGAGCGGTGTGATCTTCTACTGTAATAATCATTGTATCAGATGATTCATTATAACATGCATCATATGCACGATATATGATTGTGTCTCTACCCACAGGGAGTTTTACAGTACCACCATTTTGATTTTTCAAAATACCACCAGGATAGACAACGTCTACTTTGATTGCTGAACGGCAGCTATCAAAAACGATTGCTGGAGGAATGGTTACAGTTGCTTCGCATTTGTATCCACCATCTGTTGTTGTGGTAAAATCATACGGCGCGTGTACATATGGAGCTTCACGATCCACGATTTCTATTAATTGAGGACATGATCTCACGATTTCAGTGTTGCACCACCATTCTCTGATAGTCCATGCACGCATATATTTGTGAACACATCCAATAATACCAAGGTCGATATCTTCGTATGTCACACCAATGTTGCAATAGATATCCTGAACTGGCCACAATTTAATTGTATCCACATCAACAGGTGCTTTTGAAACTGTATCTCTGTATTGAGGCACACCAGTATAATCCGGATGAGGATGCCCATTTCTATCTAATGGAATTCTATTGTAATTAATATCCTTACAAGCAATTGGACAATTCAACAATGGGTGAATTGGGTCATATACCCAGTTCTTTGGGCAGATAACTTTTGCCGTATCAAATCTTTTTAATAATATTGTATCATAACACATTGGAGAAGTATTGCCATAAATATCACGAGCAATATATCTTCTGACAATTTGTTTAATAAAGCTTGGATTACAATTCAAAGGTTGAATTAGCTCATCTACTAAAAGAACAGTATCCAATCCACAACCATCAGTTGCAGTTGGAACAAATTTTGATGCAGCAAAGCAAGGAATAGTGTCACGACCACACTCTATAACAGGAGCAAGTTTGTCTTCAATTTTAATGTCTCCCCAACATTTGTTGCCGGAAATCTTGTCTTTGATTTCAACTTGCAAAGTTTGGCCAACGTATAAGCCAGTTACAACATCACCTGTTGGTATTGGAATCTTATACTTCAACACTTTTACCTCATACTGAGCACCAGGACACAATGTCATCGTGTCATTCAGTATCATTGAAGGTGTAATTCTCGCCTGACAATTTTGGTCGAGAGAAATTTGTGTCAATCCATTACATGCTAAAGAGCACTGAGCGTTGACGGATTGTGAATTTATCACAATTAAAAATACAGTGAGAATGGACAGTGCAGATCGAACTGAATCAATCAATGCATTGCGCGTTTTGGATTTGGACGTTGTACTCGTTTTCCCCATGAGATCCTCCATTGAATGTTTTTAAAAAATTGTTTAATACATATTTGAACTCTCTCAGACACCATGTCTGAAAAAGTGGTTTTCAAAAACAAATTCTGTAGAAATTGAAATCGCTCAGTCCTCTGGTTAAGATAGACAAAGCTAAATTCAGACCACAGTTTGTGGATCTAAAATCATTCGAAGGTTAAAGGTTAGGTTGATAGAGCTGAATTGCTCGTTCTAGAGAAGGTCTATTAGATTGGGTCGGGATAAATCTTACGCAAAGGTAAAAAACATATTAAGATTTCCAAATATTTGTAAAATATTTTTTTGCTACAATTTACAAATATTGAATTCTCTTCATATGTGACGCAAAGATGACATATTAAATAATATCTATATATAATCTTATTGGTGTATTTTTTGTATTAGACTATTTCGTAATGTATAATTAATTGAAAATGGGCCACTTATGTGGCCCATTTTTCGTTTTTGGAATAGGATTCATATAATATCAGCTTCAACCAGCTGACTATCAGTCTATTTTGATCAATTTGCCTTCCAGTCGTTGCCGCCCAGCCGTCACTCTATAATAATATACTCCTGCATGTGGAAGGATCTTTTGGTCTATTTGCCAGAAGTTGATCCCTTTTGAAAGCTTCATCTCTTCTTTAGCTATTGTTTGTCCCGCCTGATTACTGAACTCGATTTCAGCGATACCATCCAAGGTAGATTCAAATCGCAGTTTACAAGTACTCGAGAAAGGATTTGGCTCCGTTGTCAGATTATTAATAATTGGATCATCTTGATTCAATAATTCTTTATCATACTTAATTTTGAGTTCATAAGTCTGATCATCTGTTCCATAAAGTTCGTTGACTCGACTCTGATCTACTCCAAGCACATCACTTAGTTTTGCGGTTGCTTTTACTCGCCAGTGTAAAACTAAGAACGCCTTATTTCTGCTGATCTTACCTTCTTCATGTTTGCACAACCAACTGATATGAATTGCACCATTGCGAACCGAATATTCATCTGTATTGAGGAAATTCCCTTTTTGATCACTGATGACTTCTTCAATTTGTTCTAGTTCAATGATATTTTGATCATATTTGAAATGCATTTCTATTGCTTTTGCATTGACAGTTTGCACCGGGACAATTTCTGTTTGTGTCCATGTACCTGCATTCAAGTTGCGATCCAACATTTTTGCATCCAGCTGCTTATATCTGGCTACCAACGCATTAGAAAAATTATCATTTGCTCCCGAAACATCCCCTATTTTTATTCCCAAGAAATCAACCTTGATTCCTTCAAATAAATATCCTGTATTAAACTCTTCTTCCAAATCTTCCTGGAGCGGTTCTGAAGGATTTGCGAACTTATGTGAGCTTGGACAAAATCTCCAAGAAGTATTTCCTTGAAAATGGTCTTCCAGCCCTAATATCATTCTTCTCAGAGCTGATATATCTGCAGCACTCACTCTTTTGTTATTATCGACGTCCGCTGCAATTAATGCATAAGGATTTTTCAAAAACTCAATACCTAAGATATGTTTTTGGATCTGAATAATATCCCAGGTACTGATTCCGTATAATGGTTCATCATCCTTCCTTGGTTTAATTTTTAATTTCACTCCGGAATTAATCTTATTGAATAAATACTTTCCTTTCAAATCATTAACTCCTGACATTCCATTTCCTTCTAAATCCACTTTCACTCCAGTAATAGGATCGTCATTCAACATTCTAATTAATCCTTGCACGACAATATTTCCCTGAGCATTTGTACCACAATTATTATTTGGATCATTTACAATCACCAGAGCCCTGCAAATACCAACATTTCCTGCCTCATCTTGCACATAAATGTCTATTGAAAATGTATCCGGCGGAGAGAGAAGATCAGCACATGTGATGTATCTGCATGTATCATTAAAATTACCTCGTGTAAAAGATATCTTGAGTAAATGGGAAGGAGTGCAATTATCTCTATAAGAGCTCAACAATTGCCGGGCTGTTAGTTTGATACTATCATTTGCAGGCATATCAAGTATTAAAACTCTACACTGGATTCGAGGATTAATTTGATCAAGTACTACTATAAAAGTTGTGTCCCTACCTACATTTCCACATTCATCAGTTGCAGTATAAATTACCCTGGTAGTACCTACCTGATAAATTCCACTTGCATTTGCGCCTCCCGAGTTGTAGCTATTCGTGATTTGTACATTTGAGTTACAGCCCAAATAATAAGCCAGAGGTAAATTTACATATCTAGCACAAGAATCTTCTTCTGAACCAATAATCGTATCCCTTGGCGCTATCAACCTTGGTGCACGATAATTGATGAGTGTTATCCTCTGTGTGTCTCTCAAATATTGGCCTCCGTTGCATGGAGTATAAGCTGTCCAGAATCTATCAAAAAATCTACAGCTATCCGCGCGTGTCATGATTGATCCGTCACGATATGTGAATCTGACTGTGGAACAAGAATCTCCCGGAGCTGAAGGCCTTCCTATTGAGTCCGGCAAATTGCTTCTACATGCCAATAAAGTCGTGTCATTTCTCCATCTGATTGAAGAAGGGACAAATGAAAAATTATTTACTACTGTAATTCTTTGTGTGCAACTACTATCTACGGTACCACTCCTGTATGTCAGAAAAAATTTACGATATATTGTACCTATCTTACAACTATCTATCATACCACTATCTCTATATGTGAGAGACAATGTATCAACACAAATTGCAATCGGTTTAAATCTTCCGGTTTTGTTTAAATCCCTATAATCAATTGTACAACTGATAGTAATATTGGATGGGCAGGAAGTTTGTATAGGAACTTTATTCTGAACTTCAATTTCAATCATACATGTGCTGACATTACCGGCAGCATCCCGTACCTGAAAAAACAACATGGGATTGTTTCCAATATCTTCACAACAGAAATAAACACTATCTCTAAAAATCGTATCCTGAGGTCTTCCACAATTGGAACTCATCCTCGCTATCCAGGCAGTATCTATTCCACAATTGTCATATACATACGTAAGAGCCAAAACATGATCTGCCGTCAAAAATGCTTTTCCATCTAGTCCCAATGAAACAACCAATTTTGGCAAACAAACCAAAGTCGGCAATGATCTGTCTACGATCAATCCTGAATAAGTACAGGTATCAGAATTGCCACATGGATCTATAGCAATAAAATTGAATGAATGCAATCCTGGTTCTAAAAATATGCTTTGTCCGGGTCTTGTTAAATAAGTACTATCCACTCTCACAAAAAACTGAATAGATGCAGAAGGAGAGCAAGCATCTGTAGCGACACCTTGAGGTATCGTATAATTTATTCCACACGAAGAAGCTGATGTACCTATAGTGAAATTTGCTGGACAAACAACAGATGGTGCTGTAGTATCGGCAATAGTAATTAACTGCGACATACTTCTTGATGCACCTGTGCACCAATCCCTAACCGTCCACCTTCTTGTTTTTTTATACATTCCCCCACAAACAATTGAAGAATCTTCGGTGAATGAAGCAAATAAATCACAGAAAGGATCTATAGATTCTCCAAAAATAGTAGGTCCTTCCAAACTTGAAAAATCCGGAGATGGACAATACAATGTATCATCCTGTGGAAAAACAATACTATCTAAAGGTGCCTTTTTAAAATAAATGTCATTTGAACAATTGACTCTATTGTTGTAGCGATCTGTTACAGTCCAAGTTAAATGTGCAATAGCTACATATCGAGCACCACAATTTAACTTTTCAAATCGTAGATCAAAATATGCTGTTGGATTTGGATCACAGTTATCCGTTATCGTGATAAATTCGTTATAATCATAACTAAACGGGTCTTCAGTACAAGGTAAAGTATCGCTCATACAATTTACACTAGGCATTAATTTGTCTTCGACAATGAGAGTACTCCAACAAGATTGTCCGGAAGTTGTATCCACAACTGTTGCCATAATGACTTTTCCTATGTCATCGCAACTCACCATATTACTTCCAGTATGATTCACATAAGCTTTGAACTGACTGTAGCTAGGAAGTTTGTCTGAAATTAACATCCGTGGTGTTACGAGTGCCATTCCGTTTTGGCCCAGAGAAATCTGAACGGATCCATTACATGAAAGCACTAACATTTTATCACTTTTTGAAAAATCAGATATAATCATATCATCACTCATGCGTGACCAATCATCTGGTGAAGATATTGCATGTATAGATGTAAGACTTAAAACCAAAAATAAAAAAAACAAATGTCTAACATGGTTCTTACAAATAAACGCAAATAAAAATAGTGACTTTATCATGTCTATTGATTTAATGTTGTATAAATTTCGTCCTTATTATTTCAATGCAAGCTTGATTACCTCATTGTTCGCTTTAGTATCCAAATGGAGAAAATAAAAACCATCGGGTTCACTTTCTCTACGTTTGATTGTGATATCTTGCAAGCCCCTTCTTAGTAAACTCTTCTGAGTTAATATTTGCTTGCCTTCTATATTGAAGAGTTGTGTATTCAACTGCTGATCACCAGGGCTCCATATTTTAATATTTAATTCTCCATGAAATGGATCAGACTGAATTCCTTCAACTCTAAATCTTTGATTCTCCAAATCTGATATAATGTTTTTTGATTTCCAATTTATATACCTGATTTGGTCGTGAGAATCAATGATAAAGGACTGAAATCCAGTTATATTCTCAATTTCCAAACAATTGTCTGACAAATTATCCATTCGAATTTTACAGAGTAATTGTCCTTTAGATACCGAAACTGAAGATTGATTGATCTTAACCAGTTTCAAATTATGATGATCATTGATGGAATAAAATTGAGCATCCATTTCCTCGTTCAACCAATATACTGGTTGGTCCATAAGTATACAGTCATTTGCGGTTTCTACTCCAATCTGAGCCGCTTGCATTTCTATACTTTCGTCAGAAAAAAATGATAACCATCCATCTTCAACTTTATATTCCAAATTAATTGAACTTTCACTCGAAGCTCTAGAATTTGTAAAACCATCTTCCAAATCACCCAGCTTGATTGCTGAAATATTGAATGTCCCTGTTTGTTTAAGTGGTTCAATAAATACATTATGATTTTTACAATCAAGTGAAGAAGACTCCAGATCATGAAATATATAATCTTTCTCTACAAAAGCATAGGACGATCCGTGTGAAAATGATTTTGTCTTACCCAGAATCAAGGATCTCAAGGCAGAAATATCTGATGCGGAAATTCGTCCATTGCGATCTACATCTGCTGCAATGTACTCGTATGGATCCTCAAAGTATTTTACACCCAGTATATGCTTTTGAATTTTTATGATATCGGCTGTACTAATGCCAAGTAAAAAATTATCATTTTTACTTAATTTCAATTCATACTTATTACACTTTGGATCACAACTCAATTCAGCAATTCCATTTGTATTCGAAATAGTTTCACTTTCCGCATTTGTTTGTGAAATTTGCTTAATCCTCACTCCTTCCAATCCCAGATTGGAGTGCCCAATTGATATGTTCGTATGTGCTGTAATGAAGGAACCGGCTGTTGAACAACAATTAAGATTGTCTCCGACAACTATATAGGTATTCACTATTGAATAATTTGAATTCAAATCCCATACATAAATTGGGAGTTGAACCACACCGGAATCAGCACAGGTAAATGTTTTTAATGAATCAGAAATATTTATTGAAAACGAAAATCGAAGTTGATCTTCCGGTGTACAATTATCACTGCTGCTCACATTAAACCTGGATGCAGCTATACTTACCATACAACCAGCATCCATCTGAATGAGGTTTGTACTCAAACCATAATTTACTGAAGCCAGTGGTGGTTTGGCATCACGAACTTTCAGATTAAAAAAACTAAATCCTTCCTTATTGCAAAGGTCTTTTGCAAAGTAATAAATTCTATGCTCACCAGTAGGAAAAAGTCCGCTTGCATTATTCCCCAAACCCTTGCGATCTATGATTCCATCATTGTACAAATCAATTTCAAATCGATAACCTGATGTCAATAATGCTCCACAATCAGTTGCACTGGTTGATGGAATATTCACTAATTCCATACTACAATTGGCTGAAAAAATATCGGTGGTAATATCTGGAATCACAATCAGCACAGGAGCAACACTGTCTAACAACTTAATTTCCTGATCATATTTATAATATCCATTTGTAGGTATTGGAGCTAAATTTTTATTATAAACACACCAGTTTACAACTTTCCAATGTCTAATGATTTTAGAGCACACTCCTCCCATACTGAACGCAAAAACATCATCTTCATAACTCGTAGTAACCAAATCACATTGATACTCATTTATTATAGGCACACCTGCCATAGAAGTATCAATCATGGAACCGCATCCATAAAATGTTTTAGAAGATGGCCATTTCAGTTGATTTGTATCCAAACCATTGAATACAGGACGAGGTGTCACAGTTATAACTTGTGTACAGGTAGATGATAGTCCATTTGATTCTGACGCAGTATACATTCTCGTAATCGTACCGGAACCGCAGCCGTTCAGATTGTATACTATTGTCGAATCAAGACTAACCAGTGAGCAATTATCGGAATATTGAGGCCGGGAAGAATTTAATACACTGTCTAAATCTTGTCCGCATTGTACAGTTATATTAACTGGGCAATACAGATCAGGCGCAAGCTTATCCACAACATCAACCATCACCATGCAATCAGCGTAATGATTGCGCAATACTGTGTCAGCAACAGGACCTGTACCAGGATAAATATCATAGACTCGTAGAATCAACTGTAATGAATCCGTATTCAAGTCAGAGCAACAGAATTTCACTTCATCATGAAAAAGATTATTGGGATTAGCTACTAGCCGACATCCAGATGCAGGTGCTATCATTCTTCGAATCTTGAAATAAACATGACCGCAATTATCATGACTTGCAGCATTAAATACTGAGGCAGGTATGATAGCTTCTCCGCTATTATTTAAATGCACGACAAGATCAGGAATACAAACCGGAGTGGGTGGAAGTGCATCATATACGGTAACATTCATTGTATCTGTTCCTGACATCCCACAATCGTCGCGAATTGTGTATATTACTACATACTTTCCTGTTGGGAAGCGCATTAGGCCACCATTAGAAGTTAATGTATTAAAGATACTCCTTGTCTCAAATGTCAAATTTGCAGAGCAATTTCCAGAAAAAGTCGCAGGGGAGAGTAAAATAGCTGTATCACAAGTTCCAGTATTCTTAATTTGGACAGTGAGATCTGCCGGAGCATTTACTGATATTGCGCAGAAAGAAGTAGTTGTTGCGTAAACTCCTAACGATGAGTTACAGTATAAAATAATCAGACTAATTACACCTGATAGGTGTCTCAAAATAAAAGGAAAATAAGAATAATTCCTTCCTTGTTCTAAAGATCCAATGCCAGTCATAGACTTGACGTTTTGCTAATTCGTGAATAATACTTGGCTCTGATAGTATTTGGGACACTAAGAAAGCTGCATAAACGTCGTTGGGATGGGAGTTCTTTGCAAATATTAATTGATCAAGTCAATTTTCAATTCACATTACAAATTTATGTAATTTGTATAATGCGGTGTATCAAATATTTACAATATTATTCACATTTTTTTTATTTTATGTGTAAAGCATTGAATTTGAAATTATTAGTATTGACGGATTCCTAAATAAAAAAAGCCCCCCTTCAATTTCTTGAAGAGAGGCCATCCCAAAAACCGATTTAACTTATCTCACGTATCGGACTACGTGTTGTCTCCTTTTCGCTACTCGCCGGCTTCAGGATCCTTGGCTTGGGTTGCCTTCGGTCCCACCGGACTAGCTCTGATCGTCGTAGATTACTCTACTACTACCATGCGCTTCGTAGCTGTATGGTTTGCTGCGTCTAACTGATAGTACAGTACGCCGCCGCCATTCAATTCTGATTTCTCGATCTTCTGTGTATTCAAGCCTTTTTGACCTTGGATCTCATACACTCGGATCACTTTACCTGTCACGTCGTAGATGCTCAACTTAACAGCTCCTGCTTCCGGTAATCGGTAGCTCACAACTGTCTCCTTGTTGAATGGATTCGGATTGTTCTGATACAACTCGAATACTCCACTCTCTACTACTCCTTGATCTGTTCTTGCATTCAAGCTCACGCCCTTCACTTCTTCACTTGCTTCGTATGCTTCTGCTGCTGTCACTTCACTTGTGATCGCCAACATGCCGCTTAACTTACCGCTGCGTACGCTGCGGAATACTACTGTGAATAATGTTTCGTCGCTACCATAGCTTGTTCCTGTACCGCTGTTCCAGCTCGTTGTCAAGATTCCTTCGTTCACGCGGTTCGTTCCAAAGTTGGATTCTGTTGTACCCAATACTCCGCTTTCTACTCCTTCAAAGTTCAACATCTCACTGTCAAACTTCAATGTGAACTGGTATCCACTGATGTTGCGGAAATCGCTTGACTTGAAGTTTACTTTGTATACTTCTCCTGCTACCATTTCCTGCTCATCGATTTCCATGCTCAACTTGCCCGATGTCCTCACGCTTCCGCTCATCACGTTGCTCGCTCTGGCATTGCCGTTCAAGTCTCCCATCTTTATCGCTACAAAGTCACTTTGTTTCACTTCTTTCTGCGTGCCAAACACCTCTGTGGCTGTGCGTGGTGCACCCCATGGCTGCGTTGGATCTGCAAATACATAGCTCTTCGGTACAAATGTCCATGATTCTACTGTTGCAAACTTGCTCGTAACTCCCAAGATCAACTTCCTGATCTCGCTGATGTCACTTGCTGTGATCTTGCCATTGTTTGTTACATCTGCTGCAATCAACTTTATGGGCTTGTGA from Saprospiraceae bacterium includes these protein-coding regions:
- a CDS encoding T9SS type A sorting domain-containing protein, coding for MEDLMGKTSTTSKSKTRNALIDSVRSALSILTVFLIVINSQSVNAQCSLACNGLTQISLDQNCQARITPSMILNDTMTLCPGAQYEVKVLKYKIPIPTGDVVTGLYVGQTLQVEIKDKISGNKCWGDIKIEDKLAPVIECGRDTIPCFAASKFVPTATDGCGLDTVLLVDELIQPLNCNPSFIKQIVRRYIARDIYGNTSPMCYDTILLKRFDTAKVICPKNWVYDPIHPLLNCPIACKDINYNRIPLDRNGHPHPDYTGVPQYRDTVSKAPVDVDTIKLWPVQDIYCNIGVTYEDIDLGIIGCVHKYMRAWTIREWWCNTEIVRSCPQLIEIVDREAPYVHAPYDFTTTTDGGYKCEATVTIPPAIVFDSCRSAIKVDVVYPGGILKNQNGGTVKLPVGRDTIIYRAYDACYNESSDTMIITVEDHTAPVAICDRETVVSLSIDPITHVYATTFDDGSYDDCHIDSMLVRRMDESPCDADILPEVFKPYVEFCCDDVGKRITVVFRVKDKHGNANDCMVQVEVQDKIKPRCTSPTNLTVACDYHFDLNDLTVFGEIQTDSAYLNNVRTIRYKGYDWTKDSVLHFHDGWAYDNCDFTIRKYYEDKRTQCNVGDIIRYWIVADRNGVDTCKQTITFFNYHPFRWDSIVWPKDTTLTMCFDPASLTPDRMGRPSAHDEDKCDLLGYSYKDDLFRIVNGGDACYKILRTWKALDWCQFNYNTVTHNYEYATATHVQVIKVNNLVDPVITARLTDTTFCTYDSCTSGPVVLTATATDDCTPTNELIWEYLVDLDRNGTYDIIRSGVGGSIDASGRYKLGNHRIKYVFEDKCGNKVARERNFTVMNCKAPTPYCINGVAIDLMPMDLDGNGTVDTAMITVWASDVDQGSYHSCGNRITLSFSSDTTVKSLTFTCPAAQHNVDLWVTDVVTGIQSFCRTFIDVQDNNKACEDNLGNGTVSGLITTSGGTRTGVNSVEVELEGSNVAGTKTSANGQYAFTNMPYGKSTYTVVPAKDNDYLNGVSTADIVKIQKHILGISYLEDPYKIIAADVNNNKTITSSDISELRKLILGITTQFKNNGSWAFIDASYKFTTDMTSAYRDEVLKEPYPRNYIISPFEKSMVINFNGVKIGDLNETVNANLFNTASGRTREQLNLIVDDVKYNKGDLIEIPVNCEKTENLSGYQFTIQIDPTKVEFVDMIAGVCNLNKDNLGLTQMDNGFITVSWNAFESVQVKSSDKLFTIVLKALSTSTLSQSIHMNSAITTAEAYDQNLIEKDVRLSFRSDNGIISDNGIVLYQNNPNPFSDNTVIGFEVPKAAKATLSIYDLTGKVLFVKEVNTVKGYNSVRVNNSQLGVTGILFYQLDAEGYSATRRMLVIQ
- a CDS encoding T9SS type A sorting domain-containing protein: MLVLSCNGSVQISLGQNGMALVTPRMLISDKLPSYSQFKAYVNHTGSNMVSCDDIGKVIMATVVDTTSGQSCWSTLIVEDKLMPSVNCMSDTLPCTEDPFSYDYNEFITITDNCDPNPTAYFDLRFEKLNCGARYVAIAHLTWTVTDRYNNRVNCSNDIYFKKAPLDSIVFPQDDTLYCPSPDFSSLEGPTIFGESIDPFCDLFASFTEDSSIVCGGMYKKTRRWTVRDWCTGASRSMSQLITIADTTAPSVVCPANFTIGTSASSCGINYTIPQGVATDACSPSASIQFFVRVDSTYLTRPGQSIFLEPGLHSFNFIAIDPCGNSDTCTYSGLIVDRSLPTLVCLPKLVVSLGLDGKAFLTADHVLALTYVYDNCGIDTAWIARMSSNCGRPQDTIFRDSVYFCCEDIGNNPMLFFQVRDAAGNVSTCMIEIEVQNKVPIQTSCPSNITISCTIDYRDLNKTGRFKPIAICVDTLSLTYRDSGMIDSCKIGTIYRKFFLTYRSGTVDSSCTQRITVVNNFSFVPSSIRWRNDTTLLACRSNLPDSIGRPSAPGDSCSTVRFTYRDGSIMTRADSCRFFDRFWTAYTPCNGGQYLRDTQRITLINYRAPRLIAPRDTIIGSEEDSCARYVNLPLAYYLGCNSNVQITNSYNSGGANASGIYQVGTTRVIYTATDECGNVGRDTTFIVVLDQINPRIQCRVLILDMPANDSIKLTARQLLSSYRDNCTPSHLLKISFTRGNFNDTCRYITCADLLSPPDTFSIDIYVQDEAGNVGICRALVIVNDPNNNCGTNAQGNIVVQGLIRMLNDDPITGVKVDLEGNGMSGVNDLKGKYLFNKINSGVKLKIKPRKDDEPLYGISTWDIIQIQKHILGIEFLKNPYALIAADVDNNKRVSAADISALRRMILGLEDHFQGNTSWRFCPSSHKFANPSEPLQEDLEEEFNTGYLFEGIKVDFLGIKIGDVSGANDNFSNALVARYKQLDAKMLDRNLNAGTWTQTEIVPVQTVNAKAIEMHFKYDQNIIELEQIEEVISDQKGNFLNTDEYSVRNGAIHISWLCKHEEGKISRNKAFLVLHWRVKATAKLSDVLGVDQSRVNELYGTDDQTYELKIKYDKELLNQDDPIINNLTTEPNPFSSTCKLRFESTLDGIAEIEFSNQAGQTIAKEEMKLSKGINFWQIDQKILPHAGVYYYRVTAGRQRLEGKLIKID